A part of Gambusia affinis linkage group LG19, SWU_Gaff_1.0, whole genome shotgun sequence genomic DNA contains:
- the si:dkeyp-113d7.1 gene encoding zinc finger protein 84: MSDLEAECLGLGLPPDCGSPPLPLDGAAPPTPTLALLSSDCPTPTLSSLAAEIAEPLVMLPCVKSEPEDGDLEPIRTVDLSEIQPLSTAELGHDQIKMEISGLDYIKSEHHGHHDNHQLAFHHGDASELDYKSHYEPCSVFDYISQVTDTLEYIKSDHAVDLHCYYSAELGALKSEYPDAGAVSAHLHHNGLESIHMAELRTELNKLRPDALLLDGLGKPDPDFGEGTLYELQPAADGAGRAGQAGAGLGLLITTKTRPFCCQHCGKSFTKETSYRNHIQIHTGEKPFSCSQCGKTFSNSGVLKTHEKIHTGERPFGCTQCGKSFGRLGHLKAHQQIHTGERPYACPRCAKTFSQSGHLKAHEQIHKRERADTASTSSDGGSSAVSSDSS; the protein is encoded by the exons ATGTCGGACTTGGAGGCAGAGTGTCTGGGCCTCGGCCTGCCGCCGGACTGCGGCTCCCCCCCTCTGCCTCTGGACGGCGCCGCCCCCCCCACACCCACGCTGGCGCTGCTGTCGTCAGACTGCCCCACGCCCACGCTCAGCTCACTGGCGGCGGAGATCGCCGAGCCGCTGGTGATGCTGCCGTGCGTAAAGAGCGAGCCGGAGGACGGCGACCTGGAGCCCATCCGGACCGTGGACCTGTCGGAGATCCAGCCGCTGTCCACCGCCGAGCTGGGCCACGACCAGATCAAGATGGAGATCAGCGGCCTCGACTACATCAAGTCCGAGCACCAcggtcaccatgacaaccaccAGCTGGCGTTCCACCACGGCGACGCGTCGGAGCTGGACTACAAGTCGCACTACGAGCCCTGCTCTGTGTTCGACTACATCTCCCAG gtcACCGACACCCTGGAGTACATCAAGTCGGACCACGCCGTGGACCTGCACTGCTACTACAGCGCCGAGCTGGGCGCGCTGAAGTCCGAGTACCCGGATGCCGGCGCCGTGTCGGCCCACCTGCACCACAACGGCCTGGAGTCCATCCACATGGCCGAGCTGCGCACCGAGCTCAACAAGCTGCGGCCCGACGCCCTGCTGCTAGATGGGCTGGGCAAACCCGACCCCGACTTTGGAGAGGGCACGCTGTACGAACTGCAGCCCGCGGCGGACGGGGCGGGCCGGGCGGGCCAGGCCGGCGCCGGCCTGGGTCTGCTCATCACCACCAAGACCCGGCCGTTCTGCTGCCAGCACTGTGGCAAGAGCTTCACCAAGGAGACCAGCTACCGCAACCACATCCAGATCCACACAGGCGAGAAGCCCTTCTCCTGCTCACAGTGCGGGAAGACTTTCAGCAACTCAGGCGTCCTGAAGACCCACGAGAAGATCCACACGGGGGAGCGCCCGTTCGGCTGCACGCAGTGCGGCAAGAGCTTCGGCCGGCTGGGCCACCTGAAGGCGCACCAGCAGATCCACACGGGCGAGCGGCCGTACGCCTGCCCCCGCTGCGCCAAGACTTTCAGCCAGTCGGGCCACCTGAAGGCGCACGAGCAGATCCACAAGCGGGAGCGGGCCGACACGGCCAGCACCAGCAGCGACGGCGGCAGCAGCGCCGTGAGCAGCGACAGCAGCTAA